In the Numida meleagris isolate 19003 breed g44 Domestic line chromosome 5, NumMel1.0, whole genome shotgun sequence genome, one interval contains:
- the SEMA4G gene encoding semaphorin-4G, whose protein sequence is MCGGTVRLLTALLVAVAMGYPSRRSATDLDATPRMTVTFDELSGVQRFSGRSLNYTTLLLEDERGVLYVGARGAVFALNASNVADGSHRTIHWEASPEKQLDCLQKGKNNKTECFNHVRFLQRLNTTHLYACGTYAFHPLCASIDADRFTLPPRFEEGKEKCPYDPSRGYTGLIVDGGLYTATRYEFRSLPDIRRNLHQRPLKTEESPLHWLNDAEFVASVLVQESKDSPVGDDDKIYYFFMERAGEETTSFFDKSQVARVARVARVCKSDLGGKKILQRKWTSFMKARLVCYIPYYEVLRSVCSLDSGGWASTVFYAAFTLSAQWRTMEASAVCRYDISKVQRAFEGPYMEYQDSSRKWSRYDGEVPEPRPGSCITDSSRQRGYNSSQDLPNSVLDFVKLHPLMFEEVQPAGGEPLLVKRSVAYSRLAVDRVQALDGRSYDVLFMGTGDGWLHKAVVLGSSLHIIEEVQVFQDPQPVETLVVSRRQRSLYVGAASGVLQVPLASCARYSSCYDCILARDPYCAWDGRVCRDTASGDSTGLVQDVQSGNVGCRSGSGRGSLPWKNRTVLRGDDVLLPCDQRSNLARAVWLLNGSEVSGAGQERLRVGVDGLLVTNTLPGHSGEYRCYGEERGLRTLLAAYSLTVLPQLPRATTTTTSGPLAASQASGDTKVVYVSAIVVLVVLCAVLGTVLLYVSCLEKRRGKYVLGEPRAASTELQTVSASCLHKARGEDEEEDEEDLAYPCLRIIPGEAPTATVSPAKELPVAVPPPPPLPTELTNGVGSLPSVLRKMNGNSYMLLQQQDEPLASPLYSASFTEELSKILEKRKHMQLVEKLDESSV, encoded by the exons ATGTGTGGGGGCACAGTGCGGCTGCTGACCGccctgctggtggctgtggcCATGGGATACCCCAGTCGTCGCTCCGCCACTGACCTGGATGCCACCCCCAGGATGACAGTCACCTTTGACG AGTTGTCAGGCGTGCAGCGGTTCAGCGGGCGCAGCCTGAACTACAccacgctgctgctggaggacgAGCGGGGCGTGCTGTACGTGGGGGCCAGGGGGGCCGTCTTCGCCCTCAATGCCAGCAACGTGGCCGATGGCTCTCACCGCACG ATCCATTGGGAAGCATCTCCGGAGAAGCAGCTGGACTGCCTGCAGAAGGGCAAGAACAACAAG ACCGAGTGCTTCAACCACGTGCGGTTCCTACAGAGGCTGAACACCACGCACCTCTACGCCTGTGGCACCTACGCCTTTCACCCGCTCTGTGCTTCCATC GATGCTGACAGGTTCACGCTGCCCCCCCGTTTTGAGGAAGGCAAAGAGAAGTGTCCCTATGACCCCTCCCGCGGCTACACTGGCCTCATTGTGG ATGGTGGATTGTACACAGCCACACGCTATGAGTTTCGGAGCCTCCCCGACATCAGGAGGAACCTGCACCAGCGGCCGCTGAAGACGGAGGAGTCCCCTCTGCACTGGCTGAATG ATGCCGAGTTTGTGGCCTCCGTGCTGGTCCAGGAAAGCAAGGATAGTCCCGTGGGTGACGATGACAAAATCTATTACTTCTTCATGGAGCGAGCAGGCGAGGAGACCACATCCTTCTTTGACAAGAGCCAGGTGGCACGAGTGGCCCGGGTGGCCCGTGTGTGCAAG AGCGATCTGGGGGGGAAGAAGATTCTGCAGCGCAAGTGGACATCCTTCATGAAGGCGCGCCTTGTGTGCTACATCCCCTACTACGAGGTGCTGCGCAGCGTCTGCAGCCTGGACAGCGGTGGCTGGGCCAGCACTGTCTTCTACGCTGCCTTCACTCTCTCAGCGCAGTg GAGGACAATGGAGGCCTCGGCTGTGTGCCGCTACGACATCTCCAAGGTGCAGCGTGCCTTTGAGGGGCCCTACATGGAGTACCAGGACTCCTCCCGCAAGTGGTCCCGCTACGATGGTGAGGTGCCCGAACCCCGGCCCGGCTCT TGCATCACAGACAGCTCCCGCCAGAGGGGCTACAACTCGTCGCAGGACCTGCCCAACAGCGTGCTGGACTTTGTCAAGCTGCACCCGCTGATGTTTGAGGAGGTGCAGCCAGCGGGCGGCGAGCCGCTGCTGGTGAAGAGGAGCGTGGCATACAGCCGCCTGGCGGTGGACCGGGTGCAGGCCCTCGACGGGCGCTCCTACGACGTGCTCTTCATGGGGACAG GGGACGGCTGGCTGCACAAGGCCGTGGTGCTGGGCTCCAGCCTCCACATCATCGAGGAGGTGCAGGTGTTCCAGGACCCGCAGCCCGTGGAGACGCTGGTGGTGTCCCGCAGACAG AGGAGCCTATACGTGGGGGCTGCGAGTGGAGTCCTGCAGGTGCCCTTGGCCTCCTGCGCCAGGTACAGCTCCTGCTATGACTGCATCCTCGCCCGGGACCCGTACTGTGCCTGGGATGGCCGGGTCTGCCGTGACACAGCCAGTGGGGACAG cacagggctggtgcAGGATGTGCAGAGTGGCAATGTGGGATGCCGGAGCGGCTCTGGGCGCG GCTCCCTGCCGTGGAAGAACCGCACGGTGCTGCGCGGGGATGatgtgctgctgccctgcgACCAGCGCTCCAACCTGGCGCGGGCTGTCTGGCTGCTGAACGGCAGTGAGGTGTCGGGCGCGGGGCAGGAGCGGCTGCGCGTCGGGGTGGACGGGCTGCTGGTGACCAACACGCTGCCAGGACACAGCGGCGAGTACCGCTGCTACGGCGAGGAACGCGGGCTGCGCACGCTGCTGGCTGCCTACAGCCTCACcgtgctgccccagctgccacgtgccaccaccaccaccacctctgggcCCTTAGCGGCCAGCCAGGCTTCCGGGGACACCAAGGTGGTCTACGTGTCGGCTATcgtggtgctggtggtgctgtGCGCCGTGCTGGGTACCGTCCTGCTCTACGTGTCCTGCCTGGAGAAGCGCAGGGGGAAGTACGTGCTGGGGGAGCCGCGGGCTGCGAGTACTGAGCTGCAGACGGTGTCGGCCAGCTGCCTGCACAAGGCCCGCGgggaggacgaggaggaggatgaggaggatcTGGCTTACCCCTGCCTGCGCATCATCCCCGGTGAAGCACCCACAGCCACCGTGTCCCCAGCCAAGGAGCTGCCGGTGGCCgtgcccccgccgccgccgctgcccaCCGAGCTCACCAATGGGGTGGGCTCCCTGCCCAGCGTCCTCCGCAAGATGAATGGCAACAGCTacatgctgctgcagcagcaggacgaGCCGCTGGCCTCGCCGCTCTACAGCGCGTCCTTCACCGAGGAGCTCAGCAAGATCCTGGAGAAGCGGAAACACATGCAGCTGGTGGAGAAGCTGGATGAGAGCTCCGTGTAG
- the MRPL43 gene encoding 39S ribosomal protein L43, mitochondrial, which produces MTGRGTASRFLAAVLHNGVGRYVRQLQRLQVVFSPAAPDARGARQFVEEEAVDFARRHPDVVVYVRPCDCPAPLLQAEYLNGTVREELIASKTSEEIAQLAAKLASQSGLDIVRIRKPFHTANPSVQGQWHPLTNKPSALTVLGPRAAPQ; this is translated from the exons ATGACGGGCCGCGGGACGGCCAGCCGCTTCTTGGCGGCCGTCCTGCACAACGGCGTGGGCCGCTACGTGCGGCAGCTGCAGCGGCTGCAGGTGGTGTTCAGCCCCGCCGCGCCCGACGCCCGCGGAGCGAG GCAGTTCGTGGAGGAGGAAGCGGTGGACTTCGCCCGGCGGCACCCGGACGTGGTGGTGTACGTGCGGCCGTGCGACTGCCCCGCGCCCCTGCTGCAGGCCGAGTACC TGAACGGCACGGTGCGGGAGGAGCTGATCGCCAGCAAGACGAGCGAGGAGATCGCGCAGCTGGCCGCCAAGCTGGCCTCCCAGTCGGGCCTGGACATCGTGCGCATCCGCAAACCCTTCCACACCGCCAACCCCAGCGTGCAGGGCCAGTGGCACCCCCTCACCAACAAGCCCTCCGCCCTCACCGTGCTCGGCCCCCGCGCAGCGCCGCAATAA
- the TWNK gene encoding twinkle protein, mitochondrial has product MQATKAAFGIAPLADGTLKRFGVRYLRAAKALVFPWFAPRDAALRGLKLLVAEQRGDTVSYTEETFPRFDAYRNLFGLPLIGRRDTEVVLTGRELDALALHQATGVPCLALPRGATILPPSLLPYLEQFRRVTLWLGDDLRSWEAAKLFARKLNPKRCSLVRPGDLQPRPLEALNRGLNLTKILRAALPAGHKAIVSFRQLREEVFGELANSEQVAGVKWARFPELNKLLKGHRRGELTVFTGPTGSGKTTFISEYALDLCTQGVCTLWGSFEINNIRLAKIMLTQFATRRLEEQLELYDEWADRFEDLPLYFMTFHGQQNIKTVLDTMQHAVYMYDITHVVVDNLQFMMGHEQLSADRLAAQDFIVGAFRKFATDNTCHITLVIHPRKEDDEKELQTASIFGSAKDRKLTTGPGKRYLQVSKNRFDGDVGVFPLEFSKASLTFSSYGKSKAKLKKVKEEKASSPKKGPSGGAGSSSKP; this is encoded by the exons ATGCAGGCCACCAAGGCGGCCTTCGGCATCGCCCCGCTGGCCGACGGCACGCTGAAGCGCTTCGGGGTGCGCTACCTGCGGGCGGCCAAGGCCCTGGTGTTCCCTTGGTTCGCGCCACGCGACGCGGCGCTGCGGGGCCTGAAGCTGCTGGTGGCGGAGCAGCGTGGTGACACGGTGAGCTACACGGAGGAGACGTTTCCTCGCTTTGACGCCTACCGCAACCTCTTCGGGCTGCCGCTGATCGGCCGCCGCGACACCGAGGTGGTGCTGACTGGGAGGGAGCTGGACGCCCTGGCCCTGCATCAGGCCACCGGTGTGCCCTGCCTGGCGCTGCCGCGCGGGGCCACCATCCTGCcaccctccctgctgccttACCTGGAGCAGTTCAGGCGCGTCACGCTGTGGCTGGGCGATGACCTGCGCTCCTGGGAGGCTGCCAAGCTCTTTGCCCGCAAGCTGAACCCCAAGCGCTGCTCGCTTGTGCGGCCCGGAGACCTTCAGCCGCGGCCCTTGGAGGCGTTGAATCGGGGCCTGAACCTCACCAAGATCCTGCGTGCCGCCCTGCCTGCCGGACACAAAGCCATCGTCTCCTTCCGACAGCTACGCGAGGAGGTGTTTGGGGAGCTGGCCAACAGCGAGCAGGTGGCCGGTGTCAAGTGGGCGCGCTTCCCCGAGCTCAACAAGCTACTCAAGGGGCATCGCCGGGGCGAGCTCACCGTCTTCACCG GTCCGACAGGCAGCGGAAAGACGACGTTCATCAGCGAGTATGCGCTGGACCTGTGCACACAAGGGGTGTGCACACTGTGGGGCAGCTTCGAGATCAACAACATCCGCCTGGCGAAGATCATGCTGACCCAGTTTGCCACCCGGCGCCTGGAGGAACAGCTGGAGCTGTATGACGAGTGGGCCGACCGCTTTGAGGACCTGCCGCTCTACTTCATGACCTTCCACGGCCAACAGAATATCAA GACGGTGCTCGACACCATGCAGCACGCTGTCTACATGTATGACATCACCCACGTGGTGGTGGACAACCTGCAGTTCATGATGGGCCACGAGCAGCTCTCGGCAGACAG gTTGGCAGCACAGGACTTCATCGTCGGCGCCTTCCGGAAGTTCGCCACCGACAACACGTGCCACATCACGCTGGTCATCCACCCGCGCAAGGAGGATGACGAGAAGGAGCTGCAGACCGCCTCCATCTTCGGCTCCGCCAAG GACCGCAAGCTGACAACGGGTCCTGGGAAGCGCTACCTGCAGGTGTCCAAGAACCGCTTCGATGGCGATGTAGGTGTCTTCCCGCTGGAGTTCAGCAAGGCCTCGCTCACCTTCTCCTCCTACGGCAAAAGCAAGGCCAAGCTGAAGAAGGTGAAGGAGGAGAAGGCGTCTTCACCCAAGAAGGGTCCCAGTGGAGGTGCGGGCAGCTCCAGCAAGCCCTGA